In Microbacterium sp. SLBN-146, one genomic interval encodes:
- a CDS encoding redoxin domain-containing protein: MTGKVERAANGILEVGSAAPDFTLHSTPDSTVTLSTLRGNPVVLVFYPADWSAVCGDELNVFNEAQALLHAYGAEVFGISVDGVWCHRAFVADRGFRFALLSDFEPKGAVSREYGAYDADTGTSRRALFVIDESGIVSWSHESPIDVNPGVDGVLDALDALASRTTPTT, encoded by the coding sequence ATGACCGGGAAGGTCGAACGCGCCGCGAACGGCATTCTCGAAGTCGGGAGCGCCGCTCCTGACTTCACCCTTCACTCCACACCGGACAGCACCGTGACGTTGTCGACCCTTCGCGGCAATCCCGTCGTCCTCGTGTTCTACCCCGCCGATTGGAGCGCGGTCTGCGGTGACGAGTTGAACGTCTTCAACGAAGCGCAGGCGCTCCTGCACGCATACGGCGCCGAGGTGTTCGGCATCTCCGTCGACGGCGTGTGGTGCCATCGCGCTTTCGTGGCCGATCGCGGCTTCCGTTTCGCGCTGCTCAGTGACTTCGAGCCCAAGGGAGCCGTCTCTCGCGAGTACGGCGCGTATGACGCCGACACCGGCACCAGCAGACGAGCGCTGTTCGTGATCGACGAGTCCGGGATCGTCTCGTGGAGCCATGAGTCGCCGATCGACGTGAACCCGGGCGTCGACGGCGTCCTCGACGCGCTTGACGCACTCGCATCGCGCACGACCCCCACCACCTGA
- a CDS encoding AAA family ATPase yields the protein MTHAASTSPLGPAPVQHLSPGVSREALPLRGRDEIAERLTQTFDDSIRGGVRLTILSGRPGIGKTRLLREALDEADHRGWRSIVAAPDEDSLTTPLGALTNAALSSTPPLLDAEALAPVLIGSHPQYWITRLLNDAIEIAAKDTAVLVVVDDLQWLDAGSLGALSALVRTTFGMPVNWLLATRPGTHQAAHGRLLDQARGTGQLIEVPPLSEGAIDEIGTDVLGHPAGPTLSHALAGTEGNPLLALELLYGLEDEQLITVVDGSADVIDDRLPRGFGASSRRRLAALSRPALRLAQVGSLFGRHFSLSAALSVIGTPPGAAASAVEELIDNDIVADEGDELVFRHDTIREAASETLTPSLRKVLGREVVERRLDDGTPAAVVASELLRLAEPGDPSSIDLLISAARELASTDAHTAATLISRAASLAPANARCAAEIVELLPTLWAGGRGDEVASVGEKFSSALRGDERARVDLAVARLLTESSFEDAIRTCERALQIPGVAASTRVELLAVRTLNYANKADWVGLRASIAEGRAEADDDRDRVALATLDACESVLTFYESRFDDALALQRDALRRIADSGARASLWLPEGLWMAFMHNSMGECRRALAEVDAGLADARRAHSVIAEAYWMMLRARVLYDLGVLDEARAQSEAVLDLASELQLGDFANATAGIVLFRIALHIGDVALLEQTRPLVSALADGVGLTRTGRWNLAVEALESGRFSEALGWCDLALASFEEATPSMTTPADFLDDVMLTEICIGARDTASIVRIERVVTERAAANRSNRFVGAVSSAVHGLVARSETELVEAATVFRAGERPLVLAHVLEVLASVTVEDRAAVEALEEALALYETAGATRDASRVLRSLRSRGVHRRLKSVAAGAHGLSRREQQVAEVLLTGATTKQISDALLLSPHTVVTHIRHIFAKLGVNTRNEVIEILGS from the coding sequence GTGACGCACGCTGCATCGACTTCGCCGCTCGGTCCGGCGCCCGTGCAGCATCTGAGCCCCGGAGTCTCCCGTGAGGCGTTGCCGTTGCGTGGACGGGACGAGATCGCGGAGCGTCTGACTCAGACCTTCGACGACTCGATCCGAGGCGGCGTGCGCCTGACGATCCTGTCGGGGCGGCCCGGGATCGGAAAGACTCGACTTCTGCGGGAAGCGCTCGACGAGGCGGATCATCGCGGGTGGCGCTCGATCGTCGCCGCCCCCGATGAGGACTCGCTCACGACCCCGCTCGGGGCGCTGACGAACGCGGCTTTGTCGTCCACTCCACCCCTCCTCGACGCCGAGGCGCTCGCTCCCGTGCTCATCGGATCCCATCCGCAGTACTGGATCACGCGACTCCTCAACGACGCGATCGAGATCGCGGCCAAAGACACGGCGGTCCTCGTCGTCGTCGACGACCTCCAGTGGCTCGATGCGGGCTCGCTGGGCGCTCTCTCGGCCCTCGTCCGCACGACGTTCGGGATGCCTGTGAACTGGCTCCTCGCCACACGACCGGGCACGCACCAGGCGGCGCACGGTCGTCTGCTCGATCAGGCGCGCGGGACGGGGCAGCTCATCGAGGTGCCACCGCTGTCCGAGGGCGCGATCGACGAGATCGGCACCGACGTACTGGGCCATCCCGCGGGACCGACCCTCTCCCACGCCCTCGCCGGCACGGAGGGGAATCCCCTCCTGGCGCTCGAACTGCTGTACGGCCTGGAGGACGAGCAGCTCATCACCGTCGTCGACGGAAGTGCCGACGTGATCGACGACCGACTCCCACGCGGATTCGGGGCGTCTTCGCGCCGGCGTCTCGCCGCACTCTCCCGCCCCGCTCTGAGGCTTGCTCAGGTGGGCAGCCTCTTCGGCCGGCACTTCTCGCTCTCGGCGGCGCTGAGTGTCATCGGTACTCCCCCGGGCGCCGCGGCGTCGGCCGTGGAAGAGCTCATCGACAACGACATCGTGGCCGATGAGGGCGACGAGCTCGTCTTCCGACACGACACCATTCGCGAGGCGGCTTCAGAGACGCTCACCCCCTCGCTCCGAAAGGTCTTGGGTCGTGAAGTCGTCGAGCGTCGGCTGGACGACGGAACTCCTGCCGCTGTCGTAGCCAGCGAGCTCCTGCGACTCGCCGAGCCGGGCGACCCCTCGTCGATCGATCTGCTCATCTCCGCTGCCCGGGAACTCGCATCCACCGATGCGCATACAGCCGCGACCCTCATCTCCCGGGCAGCGTCCCTCGCACCCGCGAATGCGCGCTGCGCGGCAGAGATCGTCGAGCTGTTGCCCACCCTGTGGGCGGGCGGCAGAGGAGACGAAGTTGCGTCCGTCGGCGAGAAGTTCTCCTCCGCGCTGCGGGGCGATGAGCGTGCCCGGGTCGATCTCGCGGTCGCCCGGCTGCTCACGGAGTCTTCGTTCGAAGATGCGATCCGCACGTGCGAACGCGCCCTGCAGATCCCTGGTGTGGCGGCGTCGACTCGCGTCGAACTGCTCGCCGTGCGCACGCTCAATTACGCCAACAAGGCCGACTGGGTAGGTCTTCGCGCGTCGATCGCCGAAGGGCGGGCAGAAGCCGACGACGATCGGGATCGGGTCGCTCTCGCGACACTCGATGCGTGCGAGTCGGTGCTGACCTTCTACGAGTCCCGCTTCGACGACGCACTCGCACTGCAGCGCGACGCCCTCCGGCGCATCGCCGACTCTGGCGCGCGTGCGTCCCTCTGGTTGCCCGAAGGGCTCTGGATGGCGTTCATGCACAACTCGATGGGGGAGTGCCGACGCGCTCTCGCCGAGGTCGATGCGGGTCTCGCCGACGCCAGACGGGCGCACAGCGTCATCGCCGAGGCCTACTGGATGATGTTGCGGGCCCGCGTGCTGTACGACCTCGGGGTGCTCGACGAGGCGCGCGCCCAGTCCGAGGCGGTACTCGACCTCGCATCGGAGCTGCAGCTGGGTGACTTCGCGAACGCCACCGCCGGCATCGTGCTGTTCCGGATCGCCCTGCACATCGGCGACGTCGCCCTGCTCGAGCAGACCCGTCCCCTCGTCAGCGCGCTCGCCGACGGTGTGGGCCTGACGCGGACGGGGCGATGGAACCTCGCGGTCGAAGCGCTGGAGTCCGGACGATTCTCCGAGGCACTCGGGTGGTGCGACTTGGCGCTGGCGTCGTTCGAAGAGGCGACGCCGTCGATGACGACGCCCGCCGACTTCCTCGACGACGTGATGCTCACCGAGATCTGCATCGGAGCGCGTGACACGGCATCCATCGTTCGCATCGAGCGCGTCGTGACCGAGCGGGCCGCGGCGAACCGCTCGAACAGGTTCGTGGGAGCGGTGAGCTCTGCGGTCCACGGGCTTGTCGCGCGGTCGGAGACGGAACTCGTCGAGGCGGCGACGGTCTTCCGGGCGGGCGAGAGGCCGCTCGTGCTCGCACACGTGCTGGAGGTGCTCGCTTCCGTCACCGTTGAGGATCGCGCAGCTGTCGAGGCCCTCGAAGAGGCGCTCGCACTCTATGAGACGGCCGGTGCGACGCGGGATGCCAGTCGCGTTCTCCGTAGCTTGCGGTCGCGGGGCGTGCACAGACGCCTGAAGAGCGTCGCCGCGGGGGCGCACGGCCTCTCTCGCAGGGAGCAGCAGGTCGCCGAGGTCCTGCTGACCGGTGCGACGACGAAGCAGATCTCCGATGCGCTCCTGCTCTCGCCGCACACGGTCGTCACGCATATCCGTCACATCTTCGCCAAGCTCGGAGTGAATACGCGCAACGAGGTCATCGAGATCCTCGGCTCATGA
- a CDS encoding helix-turn-helix domain-containing protein: protein MEDQRIVEHLAHELRRSVVIVDRDHTVIGVCYRAEDHEMLQREGAASPNQVVREWMHRATRGSRSRVLSSAQSGEETAWITVPLHSDGEVMGWALVAWRPADLSSAQLALIDIAADLLASAARTTSARESRRGVLRNLLDADPTIRRAGLRRASAQRWIDRLKAPAVRALVFDDRVGMLEQLHLAESACRALPLRAEVLRERDDAVFILTSRTTGSEDVDDAIRRWAADRGIALKAVGSAAVRVDDEDLARAAHAATTAAELSMSMPELTGMSNGDSLGGWALLNAVKGQRDLLSVASPAAELLCALGDTQRETVEVYLDEAGHVRAACERLHIHRTTLYYRLDNLPDVVKSALADGMQRSTLHLALKLDRLWAAAGV from the coding sequence ATGGAAGATCAACGTATCGTCGAGCATCTGGCCCACGAACTGCGGCGCTCTGTCGTCATCGTGGACCGGGACCACACCGTCATCGGCGTGTGCTACCGGGCCGAGGACCATGAGATGTTGCAGCGGGAAGGAGCCGCGAGTCCGAACCAGGTGGTCCGGGAGTGGATGCATCGCGCGACGCGCGGCTCACGGTCGCGCGTCCTTTCGTCGGCGCAGAGCGGCGAAGAGACGGCCTGGATCACGGTCCCCCTTCACTCCGACGGCGAGGTCATGGGATGGGCCCTCGTAGCCTGGCGACCCGCCGACCTGTCGTCGGCGCAGCTGGCTCTCATCGACATCGCGGCGGACCTGCTCGCATCCGCAGCCCGGACGACCAGTGCGCGCGAAAGCCGCCGAGGGGTGCTTCGCAATCTCCTCGACGCCGACCCCACGATTCGTCGCGCCGGCCTCCGCCGGGCATCGGCCCAGCGGTGGATCGATCGGCTCAAGGCACCGGCCGTCCGCGCGCTGGTGTTCGACGACCGGGTGGGGATGCTCGAGCAGCTGCACCTGGCGGAGTCGGCGTGCCGCGCTCTTCCTCTCCGCGCCGAGGTGCTCCGCGAGCGCGACGACGCCGTGTTCATCCTGACGAGTCGGACGACGGGCAGCGAGGACGTCGACGATGCGATCCGTCGCTGGGCGGCGGATCGCGGCATCGCCCTGAAAGCGGTGGGTTCGGCAGCCGTGCGGGTCGATGACGAGGACCTCGCGCGCGCGGCCCACGCCGCCACGACAGCGGCCGAACTGAGCATGTCGATGCCCGAGCTCACGGGCATGAGCAACGGTGACTCGCTCGGCGGGTGGGCCCTCCTCAACGCGGTGAAGGGGCAGCGCGACCTGCTGTCCGTGGCGTCCCCCGCGGCGGAGCTCCTGTGCGCACTGGGTGACACGCAGCGTGAGACGGTCGAGGTCTACCTCGATGAAGCGGGGCACGTGCGCGCTGCCTGCGAGCGCCTGCACATCCACCGGACGACCCTCTACTATCGCCTCGACAACCTCCCGGACGTCGTCAAGTCAGCGCTCGCCGACGGGATGCAGCGCAGCACGCTCCACCTCGCGTTGAAGCTCGATCGGCTCTGGGCCGCCGCGGGCGTGTGA
- a CDS encoding TetR/AcrR family transcriptional regulator, producing MPRGRSFDPVAVLDAAIDLFWADGYAGVSMQDIADASGIGNGSIYLAFGSKWNLFIEAFRVYCARRVELVRAGVFVTAGSTEDIVSAYFDAIIAACASDPQRRGCLLINSIAELGDDAAVAEIARQTIGKMEAELAGAIVRASDARADSSDVARAAEQAVAMSQSLILGSRLGRPTPDLQMTGRAAARTIARGVLVS from the coding sequence ATGCCGAGAGGACGCTCTTTCGACCCTGTTGCGGTTCTGGACGCCGCGATCGATCTGTTCTGGGCCGATGGGTATGCGGGCGTTTCGATGCAGGACATCGCCGACGCGAGCGGTATCGGCAACGGCAGCATCTACTTGGCATTCGGCAGCAAGTGGAATCTCTTCATCGAGGCGTTCCGCGTGTACTGCGCGCGGCGCGTCGAGCTTGTGCGCGCCGGAGTGTTCGTGACTGCCGGTTCCACGGAGGACATCGTCTCGGCGTACTTCGACGCGATCATCGCCGCGTGTGCGTCAGACCCTCAGCGCCGTGGATGCCTGCTCATCAACTCGATCGCCGAGCTCGGCGATGACGCCGCGGTCGCCGAGATTGCCCGGCAAACGATCGGGAAGATGGAAGCGGAACTCGCAGGAGCCATCGTCCGCGCGTCAGACGCGAGGGCGGACTCCTCGGACGTCGCGCGGGCGGCCGAACAAGCCGTTGCGATGTCGCAGTCCCTCATCCTCGGCAGTCGCCTCGGGCGCCCGACCCCCGATCTTCAGATGACAGGACGCGCTGCGGCGCGGACGATCGCGCGGGGAGTTCTCGTCTCCTGA
- a CDS encoding nuclear transport factor 2 family protein, with product MSESLSRDAGHAILRLEYELLVRDFLDLLDEGCWRELRAFLHDDVAFVTSPHRRVEGRERVVSAVAEIREAFEVFRVRIVDIGFGSGSVFAQLGLSLGRSGDQRVEVLSFARFRMRDMQIVEWTQTYA from the coding sequence ATGAGCGAATCCCTCTCCCGTGACGCAGGGCACGCGATCCTGCGCCTCGAGTACGAGCTTCTGGTACGCGACTTCCTCGATCTCCTCGACGAAGGGTGCTGGCGTGAGCTCCGCGCGTTCCTCCATGACGACGTCGCGTTCGTCACCTCGCCTCATCGCCGCGTCGAAGGGCGTGAACGCGTCGTGAGCGCTGTCGCCGAGATTCGCGAGGCCTTCGAGGTCTTCAGGGTCCGCATCGTCGACATCGGCTTCGGTTCGGGCTCGGTGTTCGCGCAGCTCGGGCTGTCGCTCGGGCGGTCGGGCGACCAACGTGTCGAGGTCCTGAGCTTCGCACGGTTCCGCATGCGTGACATGCAGATCGTCGAGTGGACGCAGACCTACGCCTAG
- a CDS encoding MFS transporter, translating to MTDPGRANPPSVAGGFAPFALPIFRLIWTAALASNIGSWMQSVGAQWLLVEGGSSPFTVSLLQTAAAAPVLMFAIPAGVLGEFLNRRRILIYSQTVQLAAVCVLTFLTWEGSTTPGILLATTFVLGVCSAIQLPAFAALIPDIVPATMIRDAASLSSINVNIARAIGPAVAGVIVAKFGVAAVFLVNGLSFVLFLGVLVFWRTYDPPHPRPEPFLDATRAGLRYAAHSGIVRSTLIRLAVFLVPANAMWALLPVIAKSSLGLDAGGYGLLLGALGAGSIIGAIVLPRLRARLGTNAVVLGSCVIYGAALIALVLSPWLWVTVLVLVGGGLGWLGVIATTNGSIQAFLPEWVRTRGLSLYQSVLYGGSALGAALAGALAAILSPTIVVVGAGAAVLLVGVTLAFRPLPSTQGIGRGVVSIPGVVDASEGADDDRQVLVMIRYRVAASDRDAFETLMRKVEQSRHRTGARRWELYTDRDDPGVVVEVYSVGSWREHVSQHEARATEYDSQLLTRAYGFSTPAPMAQHFLAVWPVRGGRVGSSSRNG from the coding sequence GTGACGGATCCGGGCCGCGCGAATCCCCCCTCGGTCGCAGGTGGGTTCGCGCCTTTCGCGCTCCCGATCTTCCGTCTCATCTGGACGGCGGCCCTCGCCAGCAACATCGGGAGCTGGATGCAGAGCGTCGGGGCGCAGTGGCTGCTCGTCGAGGGCGGCAGCTCCCCGTTCACGGTCTCGCTACTGCAGACGGCTGCCGCGGCGCCGGTCCTGATGTTCGCAATTCCGGCGGGTGTCCTGGGCGAGTTCCTCAATCGACGACGCATCCTCATCTACTCCCAGACGGTGCAGCTGGCTGCGGTGTGCGTGCTCACCTTCCTCACCTGGGAGGGGAGCACGACTCCCGGCATCCTGCTCGCGACGACCTTCGTCCTGGGGGTGTGCTCTGCCATCCAGCTTCCCGCTTTCGCTGCGCTGATCCCCGACATCGTCCCCGCGACGATGATCAGGGATGCCGCGTCCCTGTCATCGATCAACGTCAACATCGCCCGGGCCATCGGCCCCGCAGTCGCGGGAGTCATCGTGGCAAAGTTCGGCGTCGCGGCCGTGTTCCTCGTCAACGGACTCTCGTTCGTGCTGTTCCTCGGGGTGCTCGTGTTCTGGCGCACATACGACCCGCCGCACCCGCGGCCGGAGCCGTTCCTCGACGCGACGCGAGCGGGGCTCCGCTATGCCGCGCACTCGGGGATCGTCCGGTCGACACTCATTCGCCTCGCGGTCTTCCTCGTTCCCGCCAACGCGATGTGGGCCCTGCTGCCCGTCATCGCGAAGAGCTCTCTCGGCCTCGATGCGGGCGGCTACGGACTGCTGCTCGGCGCGCTCGGGGCGGGATCCATCATCGGGGCGATCGTCTTGCCGCGGCTGCGCGCTCGCCTCGGCACCAACGCCGTCGTGCTGGGCTCCTGCGTGATCTACGGCGCAGCCTTGATCGCGCTCGTCCTCTCGCCGTGGCTGTGGGTGACGGTGCTCGTGCTCGTCGGTGGCGGACTCGGATGGCTCGGCGTGATCGCCACGACCAACGGCAGCATCCAGGCGTTCCTGCCGGAGTGGGTGCGCACGCGGGGACTGTCGCTCTACCAGTCAGTCCTCTACGGCGGGTCGGCGCTGGGCGCCGCGCTCGCCGGAGCACTCGCAGCGATCCTGAGCCCGACGATCGTCGTCGTCGGGGCCGGCGCAGCGGTCTTGCTGGTGGGGGTCACGCTCGCGTTCCGACCACTGCCGAGCACGCAGGGCATCGGGCGCGGCGTCGTGTCGATTCCGGGGGTCGTCGACGCGTCAGAGGGCGCCGACGACGATCGGCAGGTTCTCGTCATGATTCGGTACCGCGTTGCGGCATCCGATCGCGACGCGTTCGAGACGCTCATGCGCAAGGTGGAGCAGTCGCGCCACCGAACCGGCGCGCGTCGGTGGGAGCTGTACACCGACCGCGACGATCCGGGGGTCGTGGTCGAGGTCTACTCCGTGGGGTCGTGGCGTGAGCACGTGAGTCAGCACGAGGCTCGCGCGACGGAGTACGACAGCCAGCTCCTCACGAGGGCCTACGGATTCAGCACGCCCGCTCCGATGGCCCAGCACTTCCTCGCCGTGTGGCCGGTCCGAGGTGGCCGGGTCGGGTCGTCCTCGCGCAACGGCTGA
- a CDS encoding helix-turn-helix domain-containing protein, whose amino-acid sequence MRMYRTNLGDFLRARRDACQPEDVGIDRERHRRVAGLRRDEVAALAGMSTEYYVRLEQGRVDSPSRQVLDALARALRLSTVSTDYLYRLAGLGAPRVASIAPQSRDAMNSVLRRWRYTPAYIMDCNLDVVAANDLMIAVSRGEVRPGVNAVELTFSTDRQVVLEDWERTARETVATFRYLTDDTSRRHHEILEKVSDDPDFARFWKLHEVNLPTNYEVRADVEGLGELCVDVQNLTLPDFHGHTVTLYTAEEGSFTDEVLRQLAGSLEVAA is encoded by the coding sequence ATGCGCATGTATCGGACGAATCTCGGCGATTTCCTTCGCGCCCGAAGGGACGCGTGCCAGCCCGAAGACGTCGGAATCGACCGCGAGCGACACCGTCGGGTCGCCGGCCTCCGCCGCGACGAGGTCGCCGCACTGGCAGGCATGAGCACCGAGTACTACGTCCGCCTCGAGCAGGGTCGCGTGGACAGCCCATCGCGACAGGTGCTGGACGCCCTCGCACGTGCACTGCGCCTCAGCACCGTCTCGACCGACTACCTGTACCGGCTTGCAGGGCTGGGCGCACCGCGGGTCGCCAGCATCGCGCCACAGTCCCGAGACGCGATGAACTCCGTTCTCCGGCGGTGGCGGTACACCCCCGCCTACATCATGGACTGCAACCTCGATGTCGTCGCGGCGAACGACCTCATGATCGCCGTCTCTCGCGGTGAGGTTCGGCCCGGCGTGAACGCCGTCGAGCTCACATTCTCGACCGATCGACAGGTCGTCTTGGAGGACTGGGAGCGGACGGCCCGCGAGACGGTCGCGACGTTCCGGTACCTGACCGACGACACGTCCAGACGCCACCACGAGATCCTCGAGAAGGTCTCCGACGATCCCGACTTCGCCCGCTTCTGGAAACTTCACGAGGTCAACCTGCCGACCAATTACGAAGTCCGAGCCGACGTCGAGGGCCTCGGTGAGCTGTGCGTCGATGTCCAGAATCTCACTCTGCCCGACTTCCACGGCCACACAGTGACGCTGTACACGGCCGAGGAGGGCTCATTCACCGACGAGGTTCTGAGACAACTCGCCGGGTCCCTCGAGGTCGCCGCGTAA
- a CDS encoding alpha/beta fold hydrolase codes for MAFVTTDDGAEIFYKDWGSRDAQPIMFHHGWPLSSDDWDAQMLYFLSKGYRVVASDRRGHGRSSQIDTGHDMDHYASDASAVVEHLDLRNAIHIGHSTGGGQVARYVAQYGEPQGRVAKAVLVASVPPLMVKTDANPEGTPIEVFDGFRDALAANRSEFFQAVASGPFYGFNRDGVTPSEPVIANWWRQGMAGSALAHYEGIKAFSETDQTEDLKAISVPVLVLQGDDDQVVPYKDASVKQAEILSNATLKIYEGFPHGMLTTHAGVINPDILAFIQA; via the coding sequence ATGGCATTCGTCACCACGGATGACGGCGCAGAAATCTTCTATAAGGACTGGGGTTCTCGGGATGCCCAGCCCATCATGTTCCACCACGGCTGGCCCCTGTCCTCGGATGACTGGGACGCGCAGATGCTGTACTTCCTCTCGAAGGGGTACCGGGTGGTCGCGAGCGACCGGCGCGGGCACGGTCGGTCCTCGCAGATCGACACGGGCCACGACATGGACCACTACGCCAGCGACGCATCCGCCGTCGTCGAGCACCTCGATCTGCGCAACGCGATCCACATCGGGCACTCCACCGGTGGCGGTCAGGTCGCCCGCTACGTCGCCCAGTACGGAGAGCCCCAGGGACGTGTCGCCAAAGCCGTGCTGGTCGCGTCCGTCCCGCCGCTGATGGTGAAGACCGACGCCAACCCGGAAGGGACCCCGATCGAGGTGTTCGACGGGTTCCGTGACGCGCTCGCCGCGAACCGTTCCGAGTTCTTCCAGGCCGTGGCATCCGGACCGTTCTACGGGTTCAACCGTGACGGCGTCACCCCCTCCGAGCCGGTGATCGCGAACTGGTGGCGGCAGGGAATGGCCGGCAGCGCGCTGGCCCACTACGAGGGGATCAAGGCGTTCTCCGAGACCGACCAGACCGAGGACCTGAAGGCGATCTCGGTGCCCGTTCTCGTCCTCCAGGGCGACGACGACCAGGTCGTCCCGTACAAGGACGCGTCGGTCAAGCAGGCGGAGATCCTCAGCAACGCGACCCTCAAGATCTACGAGGGCTTCCCGCACGGGATGCTGACGACCCACGCAGGCGTCATCAACCCCGACATCCTCGCCTTCATCCAGGCGTAA
- a CDS encoding Nramp family divalent metal transporter has protein sequence MRTIVDSRTQRRSFWQQLALIGPAFVAGAWQFGPGNLTTAVQAGSGFQYTLIWVIVVSTILMIFLTDMSVRLGIKSPVSLIASIKDHLGEAVGVIAGIGIFLITLCFSVGNAVGSGLGLSMLFGGAPVMWTVICTLAVAGILLLRNVYRVVEKVLVVMIALMAIAFVASAFISNPDWIAAASGLIPSAPDGSWLLIVALVGTNFSINAAFYTAYGTKERRRTEEQYRDVTIVDTIPGIVAPGIMTALVIVVAASVLGQTGQAAGTIVALAGVFEPLAGPIGSTVFAIGFFGAAFSSMVANATAGGTMLSDGLGRGASSGSRTAKIVSGSILAFGVVVALIFQSSPIQLIVIAQALTIFVAPVLAALIIIMANRRSLMGSMRNTWWQNLFGVIGLVAVLALSVRLLMSLLAG, from the coding sequence ATGAGAACAATCGTCGATTCGCGCACGCAGCGCCGCAGCTTCTGGCAGCAGCTCGCGCTCATCGGTCCGGCGTTCGTCGCCGGCGCCTGGCAGTTCGGGCCCGGCAATCTCACGACCGCCGTTCAGGCCGGGAGCGGCTTCCAGTACACCCTCATCTGGGTCATCGTCGTGTCGACGATCCTGATGATCTTCCTCACCGACATGAGCGTCCGCCTCGGCATCAAGTCGCCCGTGTCTCTGATCGCCTCTATCAAGGACCACCTCGGCGAGGCGGTCGGGGTGATCGCGGGCATCGGCATCTTCCTCATCACGCTGTGCTTCTCCGTGGGCAATGCCGTCGGGTCGGGGCTCGGGCTGTCGATGCTCTTCGGCGGAGCGCCCGTGATGTGGACCGTGATCTGCACCCTCGCTGTTGCGGGGATCCTGCTGCTCCGGAACGTCTACCGCGTGGTCGAGAAGGTCCTCGTCGTGATGATCGCCCTGATGGCGATCGCCTTCGTCGCGAGCGCCTTCATCTCGAACCCCGACTGGATCGCCGCGGCATCCGGTCTCATCCCCTCGGCACCGGACGGCTCATGGCTGCTCATCGTGGCCCTCGTCGGCACCAACTTCAGCATCAACGCCGCCTTCTACACCGCGTACGGCACGAAGGAGCGTCGTCGGACGGAGGAGCAGTACCGCGACGTCACCATCGTCGACACGATTCCCGGGATAGTCGCCCCTGGGATCATGACGGCGCTCGTCATCGTCGTCGCCGCCTCCGTGCTCGGACAGACCGGCCAGGCTGCGGGGACGATCGTGGCGCTCGCGGGCGTCTTCGAACCTCTTGCGGGTCCGATCGGATCGACCGTCTTCGCGATCGGGTTCTTCGGGGCCGCCTTCTCGTCGATGGTCGCCAACGCGACCGCCGGCGGCACGATGCTCTCGGACGGACTCGGCAGGGGCGCGTCATCGGGCTCGCGGACGGCGAAGATCGTGTCGGGCTCGATCCTGGCGTTCGGAGTCGTGGTCGCGTTGATCTTCCAGTCGTCGCCGATCCAGTTGATCGTCATCGCGCAGGCGCTGACCATCTTCGTGGCGCCGGTGCTCGCCGCGCTGATCATCATCATGGCCAACCGCCGCTCGCTCATGGGGAGCATGCGCAACACCTGGTGGCAGAACCTCTTCGGCGTCATTGGACTCGTCGCTGTGCTGGCGCTGTCGGTGAGGCTCCTGATGAGCCTGCTCGCCGGCTGA
- a CDS encoding thioredoxin domain-containing protein — translation MSRLRIPVSDQDHSVGPADAPVTLVEYGDYQCPYCGEAFPVVKELLQRYDGRIRFVFRNFPLQEIHPEAVDAAFVAEFAADHGDFWQAHDLLYENQSELGPQLYQRICEALGLSVTDLEAAARQNTYIPRIRADEEGGIRSGVNGTPTFFLNGVIVESGTAGLADAIRTALAPGA, via the coding sequence ATGTCACGTCTGCGCATCCCCGTCTCCGACCAGGATCACAGCGTCGGTCCCGCCGACGCTCCTGTCACGCTCGTCGAATACGGCGACTACCAATGCCCGTACTGCGGCGAAGCGTTTCCCGTTGTGAAGGAGTTGCTCCAGCGGTACGACGGCAGGATCCGGTTCGTCTTCCGAAACTTCCCCCTCCAGGAGATCCACCCCGAGGCCGTCGACGCGGCGTTCGTCGCCGAGTTCGCCGCAGACCATGGTGACTTCTGGCAGGCGCACGACCTGCTGTACGAGAACCAGTCGGAGCTCGGGCCGCAGCTGTACCAGCGGATCTGTGAAGCGCTCGGGCTGTCCGTCACCGACCTCGAGGCCGCGGCACGGCAGAACACCTACATTCCGCGCATCCGGGCCGATGAAGAGGGCGGCATCCGCAGCGGCGTGAACGGCACGCCCACCTTCTTCCTCAATGGCGTGATCGTCGAGTCGGGGACGGCGGGTCTCGCGGACGCCATTCGCACAGCCCTCGCGCCGGGAGCATGA